The genomic DNA CTCTCGCTTGCCCAATCGCCTTCAACACTGACTAGATCCAATAACGACCCTTTATGGTTTGACACTTCAACCGCGGGGGTATCAGGCACTTTGGCCTCAACATGACTCTTGCTCACTTCAGCCACAGCGACAGTATCCTTTGATGCTGCTTTTGGCTCGCAAACAACATCAGTTTGCTGGGTGTCTGCTGCTGATATGTTGGGTTCAGTAAGAGCAGCCTCGACAGGCTCATCAATAGACACGGCTGAATTAAGTTTATCGTTATCTACAGCTCGGTCTGATAATGCATCATCTTCAACCGATTTATCACTGGCTGCATGCTCAGGCTCGGTTATCGTAGTCTCGTCTGTCGCGGCTAACGTTTCAGATTGAGCTACCTCACTGGATGATGAATGCGGTGTAACATTACGATCGGTTTTATCAAGTTCTTGTTTTGCCACCGCTTGAGTGCGTCTGTATAGATACAGAGCAATTGCAATCAATATGACAATTAAAATTACCTTCATTAGGCTTCCACCTTGCTGATTATATGCCGTAGCACATGATTTTATCTCACTCACAATATTCATTGTGAGGCAATGTACGGTTTTAATGATACCGCGCTGTTTTTTTAAGCACCATTCATTATTGTTTCAATGTACACTATAAAATCAAGTATTTATGTATTTTAATCTATAACAAGTCATAGACAACCTATCATTTAGCATCAGTTTCAATCATTTTTGCGATCCAAACCTCAAAAAATGACATTTTGCGCATAAGCTCAAAATTAAATAAGCTAAGTTTGCTAGGTTCAATTGCCAAGCTTACACTATTAATATCCGACTATTTTACTAAGGTATTTAATAAGAGATAATATTATGAGTGATAAAGAATTATTAAGTGGTAAATTACTCTACGAATTCCGAACAATACAAGCTATGGTCGAAATATACTGTAAAGCGCACCACCCGCTCAAGCCGTCCCAAGGTGTATGCCAGCAGTGTAGTGAGTTTTTAAGCTATGCCAATACTCGCCTAGATCGTTGCCCATACGGCCAAGATAAACCCACTTGTAATAAATGCCCTGTCCATTGTTACAAACCTCACATGAAGCAAAGAGCGCGTGAAATCATGATGTTTTCTGGGCCCAAAATGCTATTACCTCATCCTATTTTGGCAATTAAGCATTTACTTGCTGAACGTAAACCGGCACCCGGTTTACCACCAGAAAGAGTCTCAAACAGGCATTTACGAAAATCTGAGCAAAGTTAACCACCGGAAACTACTCGGTTTGCAGAAAGTAGGTTAGTATTCACTATCGTCAAAGAGAGTGAAAATGAACCAATTTAACGATTTCTTCATTCAAACATACTGGTGGCTTTCCTTACTCGGAGGCATTCATTGCCTTGGAGTAGGCCTGTATGTTCATTATATTTACCAAAGCACGACTCGCAGCAATAGCCTGCTAGCCGGGATGTTTTTACTCATAGGTTGTTATTTTTTAACCGGGTTGCTAACCCAAGAAACAACACCGATCCCAATCCATTTAGCGCTTACTCTCTTTATTCCTGTCTATTTTTTACTCATGCCCATGCTGTACTTATATTGTAAAAGCAGCTTAACGGAAGAAGACTATCAACCGCTATTAATCAAGCATTTTGCTTGTGCGATTATCGTTGCATTAGTGACCAGTTCAGCCATATTATTTCATATCAGTATTGACCCACAAACCTCAAATAACACCATTGGTTCTCTGGCTGAGTTAAACAGTATTAGTCTATTGGCTTTGACCTTACCCATATTATTAATGCTACAAACTATTATCTATTTTTGGCTGATTTACCGCTTATTGTCTCACTATCGCCCACAGTATTTGGCCAATAGGCAACCCAATTTGCAAGTGATACGTTTTCGCTGGTTAAGTGTATTAACCATTGGTATTCTGATTAATTGGGTGTTGCGCATTGTATTGGTGTATTTACCATTTTACTTGGGTGATTCAGTCTCTTTGTTAATCCAAGCGGTAACACGTTTAAGCCTATTACTGACTGTATATGTGTTTGCTTTATATGGTATCCAGCAAGTCACGCGAGCAGCCTATTTGCGCGGCACACTCAACGCCACCAAAAAAGCAGCGACACCAACCACAGAGCAGCTTCTGGACCAGGAAGAAATAACCTATTTACATGATTTAATGCTGGATGAGGATGAGAACGACGCTACCGATTTTTCAGCAGATCAATCAGCAGCAGATCAGGGCGACAAAAAAGACTAGTGCTACAGAAAAAACAGCTGATTCTCCTGAACACATCACGTTGAACATAATGATCAACGTCTGCTGGCGCCCGCCGACATAAATGTTTATTAACACCCGTCATTTTAGGGTTATGCTATTCTATGGTGAGTTTTACCATGACAATTTAGTCACTGAGGTTATTTATGAAACGTTCAATTAGCTTAGTTGTTTCCAGTTTACTCGTGTTATTAAGCTTCGCGTTTTCAGCTCCTAGTTTTGCAAACGAAGATGCTTATAACGATGCTATTACTAATTTTAAAAAAGCCAATGAAAGCCGCCATTTATTTGATACTGCTTATGGTTATGCCATCTTCCCCACCGTAGCCAAAGGCGGTATCGGGATTGGTGCCGCATATGGAAATGGTCGTGTATACCAAAGCGATGCTTATATGGGGGATTCCACGTTAACCCAGCTATCCATTGGTTTTCAATTAGGCGGACAAGCCTATAGCGAAATTATCTTTTTTAAAGATGCTAAAGCTTATAATGATTTCACCAGCGGTAGCTTTGAATTTAGTGCCCAAGCATCTGCCGTAGCGATTAACGTTGGTGCCAATGCTCAAGTCGGTACTACGGGCAATTCAGCTGGTGCAGGGCAAGCAGGCAGTAACCACACTGCAACAGCCGCTTATATCAATGGCATGGCAATATTTACCGCCGCAAAAGGAGGCTTAATGTTTGAAGCCGCCCTAGCAGGTCAGTCATTTACCTTTGATGGCAAGTAACCGCTGCTAGTCTTAACACTCGTTAAGTACATAACATTCAGGCTGCCATTGGCAGCCTGAATTATTTGGAAAGAGTGGTTTATTAACGCAGAATCCAAACAATGACATTTGCATATACAGAGTAGCCTAGCTAACTCGTTTGTGGACAAAAGTGTGTTTAAGATATGGCCTGCGGCCACTAACGTCGTGGCGCGTCGCCCACACCAGACCAAAAGGAAACCAACGGCAGTTCCCTCTTAACTCTTTATAAAAGAATTAGCCCTGCCGCCCCGCAACATTTTCCCTATTTACTTAAACAACAGATGCGAAAAGGTCGCCATGGGGATTGATCCAGCTTTTAAATTCATTTGTATGCTGCTTCGGCCCATCTTGTAATAAAGAGTGAAAATGCTAACGCTTCCGATGGTACATCCTGTACCGCGAAAGCTAGCTTGACGCCCTGTCAGGCTCACGCATTCTTTTATAAAGAGTCTTCAACGGCCTCAAGTTCAGAGTTGAATTTATAAATTTCTAAGCAAAGCTAACTGATTTTTGTACATTTTAGAGTTAGAGTGATTATTAAATGGATAACCCAATAATTAATGAATCTAGGGTAACTCCCACATTTTAGGCTGGTTTGGAAGCTGAAAAAAAACAGTCCTACAACATGTGAAAGCTTTTAATCACACCCCCACAGTCATTAGCATTAAATACAATGCTCATGACTGTGGATGGTTATAGAAAACACATCTCAATTCACTAAGTAACGTTAGTACTACTATCTAGCAAATGTTTCATGTCATTTAATCTACTGATAATCAGATTTTTTCTTCCATCTCTACATAAGTATCCATTGCGAATGAGATTATTCATCAATGAAGAGGTTGTTTGACGCGTAGTCCCTATTAGCAGTGAAATATCTTCCATACTTAAATCACATTCGAATCTCAGTCCGTCGGCAGTTTGCTCACCCGACGCTTGTCCCCATGACAGCACAAACTCGATTAATCGATGTCTAGCATCATGAAATATTAGACCCTCGATGATATCCAAAGTACTGCCTAATACTTCCCCTAAAATCCCAGTCATCACCATAGAGAACTCTGGAAATTTTGTGATCTTATTACGAAATATATCAGCCCCCACAAGCATCAATCTCGAATCCTTGCATGTTTCCAAAAATGCTCGAGTATGTGTGCTGAATATATCACCGGGTTCAAGAAAACAGAGGGTAAACTCCCGGCCTTCGTAAGACAGATATACGCGTATCCGACCAGAAGACACAATAAATACCTCATTGCTTCCCATACTCGGTATACTAAATAGCTGTCCTTTTGGAAAGTTTTTACATCTGAACTCATCCAGAAACCCTTCATATTTAGGCTCTTTAAGCTTCTCAATCGTATTCATTCGTGACATTCTCATTTTTGATTGCATGTCATGATCTCCTTATTATTTGAAAAGAATATTCTATTAAAGCCCTATCAGCCCGTTTATTTTACTCATCAATAATTTGTCTAATTGTTGATATCTAAATCGAAGGGTCCAGCACAGCAAATACCTTATAGTTCATATCAACGCTTATATACTCAACTTTAATTGTGTCCAATCTGATACATTTTACTATATTCATTAGAACAGCAGGACAGGCTTTAACAGGCAACCCTACCTTTCGGTACAGGAAATGCAAGGATCGATACTGTTTACGATCAAAGATACGTCAGACACTTTTTCTCCCTTCATCATCACATGTAATGCATCCCAATTAGGATAACTTGGTACCCGCCACTTCATACGCTCAGGTTTGTCACTGCCATCGGTCTTCAGATAATAAAGAAGTTCTCCTCTGGGCGCCTCGCTTTTGGCAATAGCTTCCCCGGCAGGAATCACTGGTAATCCGGTTATGCTAATCAACCCCTTTGGTAATGACCTCAGACACTGCTCAATCAATGACAGAGCAACCACAACCTCATCAAAACGAACCATAGCACGGGACCACACATCACCATCTGGACGACTCTGAACCTCAAAATCCAATTTATCATAAGCGGCATAGGGTGCGTCTTTTCTAACATCGAGAACGATGCCTGATGCCCTAGCGACAGGACCAACTAAACCAAAATCCAATGCTTCGGCCTTGGATATTACCCCTATTCCTTTGGTACGCATTAAAATGAATTTATTGGTGGTGTAGATCTCCTTAATCTCTTCTATCGGCTTCTTAATTCGTTCAATTTGCTTTAGTAAGTAAGCTATTTTATCTTCGTCGAGGTCATATTTTACTCCGCCAATACAAATTGCCCCCAAGTCCATCCGATTACCATACACAGTCTCTTTGACATCCTGCATTATTTCTCGAGTCTCAAGCACATGCATAAACAGCGAGTCATACCCGATAATATGTGCCATGATGCCGATATTAAACAGATTCGATGCCACTCGCTTTATTTCATCAGCAATAACTCTGAGATACTGGCCGCGTTCGGGTACTTTTATGCCAGCAATTTCCTCCAAAGCCATGCAATACGTCGTCGGATGACTGTTGGAGCACAGCGAGCATAATCGCTCTGTCAGAGTGATGTTCTGATAGAAGTTTCTCTTCATAGCAAGGTATTCGAGCCCACGATGTACGTGTCCAGCAGTAATCTCAAGTCCGATTATAGTTTCACCTTCAACTTCTACCTTGAAATACATGGGTTCTTCCAATGCAACATGTATTGGACCTACAGGTAATTTATAACTTGTCATTTGGCTGTCCTCTCTTGTCCATTATATTTTCCCACAATGTTTTGGTACTGGCGGCATTAACCATCGCTGAATAAGGAATGAAGCGTTGGAGCACCGCCGGATCGATAGACTCATCGATGAACAGGCGTCTGGGATCTGGATGCCCTTCAACTTCTATGTCATACAATTCCATAAATTCGCGTTCATTCCAGTCAGCATTGCGAAAAATAGGTGTCAAGGAGGAAATAGTCTTGTTGTCACCGATCAGCTTTACCGTTGCCGTCAGCGTAGATCCGTGTATATCAAAATGATAGGCAATTTCATGGTCCTCAGACGGCAAATTCGCCTTCAGCTGATAGGCTGTAATTGTACTTAGGCGGCCACCAAGATCTTTAACAATTTGGGCCATTAACTGTATATCTTTTACTTTGTCTACCTTACACCATAAAGTGTGCACTCCTTTGTCGTTGATGCGAATCGTCAGACTATGATCCCCCTGAATCGAGGTGTGCAACATAGTTTGGAAACGGCTAATATCATCATTCATACTGACTCTCCTTTTATCAATAGTTTTGTCGACAGCTCACGACGGCAATCAGGGCACATCCGTCCCAATCGCTTAATCATTTCATTTGAGCTCTTATAGGCAACAGCATTGAGTTGTTGACTGGTAGGAATTATTTTTTTCCTGCACTGCACGCATTGAATCAAGGCAACTGTTCCGGTTTCTGTCATGGTGTACTTATCTTCTTGTTTATGTGCTAGGTGCCAATCCTCAGTAAGCTTTATCGCTTTAGGCACACAATAGTGCTCACACAGGCCGCAGAAAGTGCAGGTGTTGTGCCAGAGAGTAAATTCCAGACCATTAGGTGAATCATGAAAGCGAATGGCACCTCCTGCACACACGTGTTCACACATACGACAACCAGTACAAGCTGTTTCATCGAAACGGATGCGGGCTCGGAGCCCCTTTGGAGTGAAGGTTTCACCAAAAGGAAACGGATCCGTCGATGGGCCCTTAATTAAATTCTGTAATAATACTTTTAGCATTTTCATCTCAGCCTCCTACAAACGTTGCTTCCAGATCTCTATGGCCATTGCAATACCTTCAAGAATGGCTTGGGGGCGTGGGGGACAACCGGGAATATTAACATCGACATCAATATATTTATCTATTGGACCTTCAATGGCATAGCTGTCACGAAACACCCCACCAGAAATAGGACATATACCCACTGCAATCGTAACTTTAGGATCAGGAATTTCCTGATATACCTGCAGTACTTTATCTTTAATTCTGGCCGTCAGTGGCCCAGTGATCAGAACGATATCTGCATGTTTCGGAGTGCCGCAATACTGGCATCCGAGACGCTCCACGTCATAACGTGGAATAAGTGCAGTTGTTGCCAATTCCACATCACATCCATTACAGGAGCCTGCATTGATCCGGTAAAGCCATGGAGAACGCACGGACACTTTCGATAAAAAACTCATTTGCAATCACCCTTATCCTTTAAATACGACCAATAATAATCCCACGATGCCGAGCAACTCAGGCCATTTGAAATAAAACAGAAAAGCCTGATCTATACGCATACGCCCTACCGAGGCTCGCAGTAGACTTTTAGTCAATAAAAACAAAATTAAACATTTGAATACAAATCCGATCAGCGCCATCATCCCGGTCGCATTACCCGGTATGAACATCACGATTCCCAGTGCCAATACCACCATGGTTTTCATCGTCGACATGATCTTAAACAATGCCAGAGCGGGCCCAGAATATTCACATAGGGGGCCCTCAAGTACTTCAGACTCAGCTTCAGGTATATCAAATGGGGGAATCCCAAGATTCGCCGGAATAATACTCAGATAAGCCAACACCGCGGGCCACATCCATGGATCAAACAGAAATGAACCATTGTCTTGCTGGTAGTGCACTATATCCATCAAGGAGAAGGTAATCAGATCGCCCTGAGCCAGACCCGTCTTCATGGCCACTGATATCAGCACCAATAACAAAGGACCTTCATAGGCGAGCATCAATGACATCTCCCTAGAAAAACCTATTGCTCCGAAGGTTGATCCGGATGCCGAACCGGCCAGCATGAGTACAATTGCCGGCACCGTGAGTAAATAGAGCAACACGATCAGATCGCCAAACTGGCCATTGGGTTCATACACCCCCACAATTGGCACCAGTGCTATCGCTAGACACATGCTACAGGCACCTATCATAGGCAGAGCCAAAAATAGAGTCCGTGGTGCGCCAATCGGCACCATTGATTGTTTGGACATGAGTTTTAAAATGTCGAAAAAGGGCTGTAATAACGGCGGTCCCACTCGCCGTTGCAGCCTAGCAACGACTATTCGGTCAACTCCCTTGAGCAGTAGACCAAATACCAAAACGGCAGCGGCCACAGGAAACAACACCAAAGGTGCCAATACTGCTTTGAGTATTAACGTATTCATTACTTCTAACATCATCGTCTCCTTATGCCTGTTTCTTGCTAAACAGCAAGGTACGGATCAGTTTTTTCGGGGCTTCATAGAGGCTAGAAGCATTGACATGGGCATCTGCTGAATCGATATCAGTCACACCACAGCTGTGCAAGTGGATATCGACTATTTGTTGGTTACTCAAACGATAGAAGAGCCAGCCAAATACACTTAGCAGGACTAACATCAATGTCAGAGTTATTGGGTGCCAACTTCCGGGACCAGGTAATGCTCCAAACCAAGTAACATCAATACTGCCAAGCCCCATGGAAGACATTATTTCTGAGATAGGTACCAGTAAAATCCCAGGAAATATACCCACCAACAGACTCATTCCGGCCAGGATAAACATCGGGAAAAGCATACTGAAGGGCGCTTCCTTCACCTTCTGCGCAGCATCAGATGCTTGACCTAGGAACGCAACATGAGTGAATTTCAAAACGGCGGCTAAGGTAAACATGCTCGACATCAGTGCGCTAAGCCCAAGTAAAAAGTGCCCAGATTGGAATGCGGCCTGGTAAATGAGCCACTTGGAAGCGAAGCCATTAAGTGGTGGCACGCCAGATAATGACAAGCCTGCAAACAAGAACAGTCCAAAGGTATAGGGCATCTTTCGCCCTAAACCACCGAGCTTATCTAGGCTGTCAACATGAAGCTGGACCAAGATACAACCCGCCGCCAGAAAGAGGATGTTTTTCAAAAACATATGATTGACTAAGTGCATCAGACCTCCGGCGATGCCTAGGGGAGATGATAATGCCAATCCAAGCATGACATAACCTAATTGACTTACCGTACTATAAATAAGCAATCGTTTGATCCCTGTCTGGATCATTGCCATTGCACCGGCATACAGCAAAGTGATCGAGGCTATGACTGCAACTGCATACATCAAATTTGACAGTTCACCACTGGTTCCTAGCTTGCCAAAAACAGCCGCACCACCCATCAATGCGAAGAATTTGAGTACACCATAGGGCCCGCTTTTCAGCAAAACAGCTGAGATATAGCCGCTGACCGGAGTGGGCGCTGTTGGTGGGTGCATCTGGAAATCAATACGCAAAGGTAGTTGGGCAGCTTTCATTAGCAAACCTGCCAAAATCAACACTAATGCCGTGCCTAACCAAGGTAAAGGCATGAGCTGCGCAGCCTCAGCAATCTGACTAAAATCAAATGAACCGCTGCGGACCGACAACATCACAACTCCGAGGAACATGCAGCTGGCACCGATAAAATTAAAAATAAAGTACTTAAAGCCTTCGTTCAGAGAATCCTGGGTTTCTTCATGGATAATCACAAAATACAGCGTCCAGCTGCTCATAATTTCCCAGAAGGCAAAGAAGTTGAATAAGTCGTTACTTGCGGTTACCCCCAACAGGCCACCAATCATAAAGACAAAGAAAAAGAAAAACCTATTCTGAGCGTGTCCATGTTGCATATAACCGATGGAATACAATAGGTTCAAGATGCCGACACCTGAAATAAGCAGGGCAAACCAAAATGAAAGCAAATCGTAACGCTCGGCTTCAAACAGTACAGCGCCTAATGCCAATGCCATTACAATCATCGAAGTGATCCCTGCACGAGTTGAACCAGACTTACCGACAAAGTAAACCAATATTGACCCGCCACAGGCAATGAGAGCACTGAGAGACCAATTCAGGGTTAAATCGGGTATGGAGATCTGTTCAATGGTTCCCCGGCTTGCAAAAAGCTCCACTACCGGTTGCACTAATAACATACCTAGCTGCGGAAATAATCCACCTAATACGACCAATGAGGCAAGTATGGCGGTCGCAAGACGCATAGAAACCGGCGCCTCCGTAATATCGGGGCCATTATATGGCTCAAAAAATAGCACTCTGATTATTCGAATATAGTAAATAGCGCCAATAATGCTCCCGAGCAAAATCATAATTGGCAGAATTAAGTTTCCTGTTTGCACAGCAGCATAGACCATCAGAAACTTACTGAAAAAGCCGCTGAATGGAGGTAGTCCCATAATCGCCAAAATCCCTATAGCGAAACAACAGCAAGTGAATGGCATCTTGCGGCCAACCCCTTTCAAGTCGACAAGCATCTTGCTTTTCATTCGGAAAATTACGGCTCCGGCCGCAAGAAACAGTAAACTTTTAAATATGGCATGATTCATCACGTGCATCATTGCACCAGCAGTACTTAGATGACTTCCAATCCCAAGAATAGCGACAATTTCCCCTACCTGAGCCAAGGTTGAGTAAGCCAGTATTCGTTTAAGATTCTGTTCTTTCAGCGCCTTAACCTCGCCATAAATAAAGGTCAACCCTCCCAATGAAGAGACAATTAAACCAACAGAAAAACCTCCTATGGCAGAGCTTAAACTTGCTAAAGCTCCTGTGCCAAAGACAACAAACAGCACCTTAGCAAGGCCATAAATGCCCGCTTTGGTTAAAATGGCTGACATAGGTGCAGAAATTGAAGATGGGGCGACAGGATGTGCATCAGGTAACCAGCTGTGCATAGGAAATAAACCCGCTTTTACCCCCAAACCGATAATAAAGGTAGCTAAGACCGTTAGCGCGATAGGGGGCGTAAGCTGATTAATCCCCTCACCAATCACATCCATCTCGAAACTACCGAGATTGGCATGCAAAACCAAAATACCAAAATGCATGATATATGCACCGGACACACACATCAGGAAGTATTTCTTCCCCGCCTTTAGCGCTTCATTAGTCTGTTCATGAACCACCAAGAAGTATGAACTCCAGGTCATCAACTCCCAAAACAGATAGAAGTTGCCAAAGTCTGTTGCACTGGTAACACCTAGCAATGAGCCTGTCATTAGGAACAAGAAGAAATAGTAGCGATTGCATTGCTCATCACCGCGCATGTATGAAAGTGAGTAAATAACTACAATCAAGCAAATAAAAGCAAATATTAAGCCGAACAAGTACGACAGACTGTCCACACCTTCGACATTGAAAGCGAGTATCAAAGTAAGACCAGAAATAACTACAGCAAGGGCATTGCGCAAAGTTGGAGAATAGCGACCAACTGCAAAAAGTATAAATCCGCCCAGATAGGGCGCTAGCACCAATGGATTCCATGGAGATTCAAATTCAGGTAACACCACGTTACTCACATCTGACGATAATGACTCAACAAAATGCAGAAATGGCTCAGGGAATAGACTCATGAAGATGGTCAGGACTGTAAGACAAAAAATGGTAGATATTACCAGTCTGGCTTTCGGGACGGAGAAATCAAAGTTTAACTTATTATCTGATTCTGCCAGTTTTTCAAGGCAGACTCGCTGTATGACAATAAGATAATATACCGATGCAATAATACTGGCTAATGTTCCCACTAAAGCCAGCAACCACTGCCCCTGTTCTACCGCGCCATAAAGAATCAAGAACTTACTAAATGAGCCTTTAAACGGAGAAAGCCCCATCACAGAAAAGAGTCCAAAACCAAATATCGTCGCTACTACCGGCATTCTATGTCCACTGCCAGCTAACTTACTAAGACTCGATGATCCCGTCCTTTTAATAAGATACCAAGCCGACACATATACCAACATGCGCATCACTGACTGGAAGCAAAGGTGAAGCATTGCACCTGTTTCTGCTGCCTCATTTCCCAAACCGAAACCCAGCATCACATAACCAAGTTCCGCTAATGTTGAAAACAACAGCATCTTTTTGAGACAGTGGACATTTCTTAATGTCCACACCTCGCCAAGCAGCAGAAGCAGCGCTCCTCCCCAAGCTAGAATCGAATTATCAAGCATGTTATTCCCCGTTATATTTGTTTGATAGTGAATATAATTCGGGACAAATTTAATTCAGATAGGGGGGAGGATCTGTCGCCTTGCTGACA from Shewanella psychromarinicola includes the following:
- a CDS encoding nitrous oxide-stimulated promoter family protein, with translation MSDKELLSGKLLYEFRTIQAMVEIYCKAHHPLKPSQGVCQQCSEFLSYANTRLDRCPYGQDKPTCNKCPVHCYKPHMKQRAREIMMFSGPKMLLPHPILAIKHLLAERKPAPGLPPERVSNRHLRKSEQS
- a CDS encoding YSC84-related protein — encoded protein: MKRSISLVVSSLLVLLSFAFSAPSFANEDAYNDAITNFKKANESRHLFDTAYGYAIFPTVAKGGIGIGAAYGNGRVYQSDAYMGDSTLTQLSIGFQLGGQAYSEIIFFKDAKAYNDFTSGSFEFSAQASAVAINVGANAQVGTTGNSAGAGQAGSNHTATAAYINGMAIFTAAKGGLMFEAALAGQSFTFDGK
- a CDS encoding Crp/Fnr family transcriptional regulator, producing MQSKMRMSRMNTIEKLKEPKYEGFLDEFRCKNFPKGQLFSIPSMGSNEVFIVSSGRIRVYLSYEGREFTLCFLEPGDIFSTHTRAFLETCKDSRLMLVGADIFRNKITKFPEFSMVMTGILGEVLGSTLDIIEGLIFHDARHRLIEFVLSWGQASGEQTADGLRFECDLSMEDISLLIGTTRQTTSSLMNNLIRNGYLCRDGRKNLIISRLNDMKHLLDSSTNVT
- a CDS encoding hydrogenase large subunit, whose product is MTSYKLPVGPIHVALEEPMYFKVEVEGETIIGLEITAGHVHRGLEYLAMKRNFYQNITLTERLCSLCSNSHPTTYCMALEEIAGIKVPERGQYLRVIADEIKRVASNLFNIGIMAHIIGYDSLFMHVLETREIMQDVKETVYGNRMDLGAICIGGVKYDLDEDKIAYLLKQIERIKKPIEEIKEIYTTNKFILMRTKGIGVISKAEALDFGLVGPVARASGIVLDVRKDAPYAAYDKLDFEVQSRPDGDVWSRAMVRFDEVVVALSLIEQCLRSLPKGLISITGLPVIPAGEAIAKSEAPRGELLYYLKTDGSDKPERMKWRVPSYPNWDALHVMMKGEKVSDVSLIVNSIDPCISCTER
- a CDS encoding NADH-quinone oxidoreductase subunit C; its protein translation is MNDDISRFQTMLHTSIQGDHSLTIRINDKGVHTLWCKVDKVKDIQLMAQIVKDLGGRLSTITAYQLKANLPSEDHEIAYHFDIHGSTLTATVKLIGDNKTISSLTPIFRNADWNEREFMELYDIEVEGHPDPRRLFIDESIDPAVLQRFIPYSAMVNAASTKTLWENIMDKRGQPNDKL
- a CDS encoding 4Fe-4S dicluster domain-containing protein, whose amino-acid sequence is MKMLKVLLQNLIKGPSTDPFPFGETFTPKGLRARIRFDETACTGCRMCEHVCAGGAIRFHDSPNGLEFTLWHNTCTFCGLCEHYCVPKAIKLTEDWHLAHKQEDKYTMTETGTVALIQCVQCRKKIIPTSQQLNAVAYKSSNEMIKRLGRMCPDCRRELSTKLLIKGESV
- a CDS encoding NADH-quinone oxidoreductase subunit B family protein, whose protein sequence is MSFLSKVSVRSPWLYRINAGSCNGCDVELATTALIPRYDVERLGCQYCGTPKHADIVLITGPLTARIKDKVLQVYQEIPDPKVTIAVGICPISGGVFRDSYAIEGPIDKYIDVDVNIPGCPPRPQAILEGIAMAIEIWKQRL
- a CDS encoding respiratory chain complex I subunit 1 family protein, with amino-acid sequence MMLEVMNTLILKAVLAPLVLFPVAAAVLVFGLLLKGVDRIVVARLQRRVGPPLLQPFFDILKLMSKQSMVPIGAPRTLFLALPMIGACSMCLAIALVPIVGVYEPNGQFGDLIVLLYLLTVPAIVLMLAGSASGSTFGAIGFSREMSLMLAYEGPLLLVLISVAMKTGLAQGDLITFSLMDIVHYQQDNGSFLFDPWMWPAVLAYLSIIPANLGIPPFDIPEAESEVLEGPLCEYSGPALALFKIMSTMKTMVVLALGIVMFIPGNATGMMALIGFVFKCLILFLLTKSLLRASVGRMRIDQAFLFYFKWPELLGIVGLLLVVFKG
- a CDS encoding proton-conducting transporter transmembrane domain-containing protein; translation: MLDNSILAWGGALLLLLGEVWTLRNVHCLKKMLLFSTLAELGYVMLGFGLGNEAAETGAMLHLCFQSVMRMLVYVSAWYLIKRTGSSSLSKLAGSGHRMPVVATIFGFGLFSVMGLSPFKGSFSKFLILYGAVEQGQWLLALVGTLASIIASVYYLIVIQRVCLEKLAESDNKLNFDFSVPKARLVISTIFCLTVLTIFMSLFPEPFLHFVESLSSDVSNVVLPEFESPWNPLVLAPYLGGFILFAVGRYSPTLRNALAVVISGLTLILAFNVEGVDSLSYLFGLIFAFICLIVVIYSLSYMRGDEQCNRYYFFLFLMTGSLLGVTSATDFGNFYLFWELMTWSSYFLVVHEQTNEALKAGKKYFLMCVSGAYIMHFGILVLHANLGSFEMDVIGEGINQLTPPIALTVLATFIIGLGVKAGLFPMHSWLPDAHPVAPSSISAPMSAILTKAGIYGLAKVLFVVFGTGALASLSSAIGGFSVGLIVSSLGGLTFIYGEVKALKEQNLKRILAYSTLAQVGEIVAILGIGSHLSTAGAMMHVMNHAIFKSLLFLAAGAVIFRMKSKMLVDLKGVGRKMPFTCCCFAIGILAIMGLPPFSGFFSKFLMVYAAVQTGNLILPIMILLGSIIGAIYYIRIIRVLFFEPYNGPDITEAPVSMRLATAILASLVVLGGLFPQLGMLLVQPVVELFASRGTIEQISIPDLTLNWSLSALIACGGSILVYFVGKSGSTRAGITSMIVMALALGAVLFEAERYDLLSFWFALLISGVGILNLLYSIGYMQHGHAQNRFFFFFVFMIGGLLGVTASNDLFNFFAFWEIMSSWTLYFVIIHEETQDSLNEGFKYFIFNFIGASCMFLGVVMLSVRSGSFDFSQIAEAAQLMPLPWLGTALVLILAGLLMKAAQLPLRIDFQMHPPTAPTPVSGYISAVLLKSGPYGVLKFFALMGGAAVFGKLGTSGELSNLMYAVAVIASITLLYAGAMAMIQTGIKRLLIYSTVSQLGYVMLGLALSSPLGIAGGLMHLVNHMFLKNILFLAAGCILVQLHVDSLDKLGGLGRKMPYTFGLFLFAGLSLSGVPPLNGFASKWLIYQAAFQSGHFLLGLSALMSSMFTLAAVLKFTHVAFLGQASDAAQKVKEAPFSMLFPMFILAGMSLLVGIFPGILLVPISEIMSSMGLGSIDVTWFGALPGPGSWHPITLTLMLVLLSVFGWLFYRLSNQQIVDIHLHSCGVTDIDSADAHVNASSLYEAPKKLIRTLLFSKKQA